Sequence from the Sphingobium indicum B90A genome:
AAGGACGGCTGCGCAATCGTTATGATATGCGCGACGGGTTCGAGCGCATACCCGACGCGTTCGTCGACATTTTCAACGGGCGCAATGCCGGAACACTGATCGTCCGCATCTAGGCAGCGTGGACAAATTCAAGACTCGCCGGACTGAGTGATTTGGGTGGGAAGCCGTCATTCCCCTATTCGTCACCGCTCCCCCTATTCGTCACCCCGGGCTTGACCCGGGGTCCCGCTGCCTTGGGCTGGGCGCGGACTCAGAAAGAAAGCGGGACCCCGGATCAAGTCCGGGGTGACGGGAAACTGATGTCCGCAACTGGCCATTTCCCGACATTTCGAATTTATCCACGCGACCTATAACATCTTGAAAAAGCGGGAATCGGTTTTCCGCTTATTGGCGATCACGGCCCTCCGGCAGGTGCGGGTGATCGCCGACCTTTTCAGGCCCAAACGTATCTGCGTAGACTGCCTCCACCCGTTCGACTTCGGCGGGGGTGAGCGCCTCGAATTCCCTCGATCGGGCACGCTGCGACAGGCGTCCCTCATTCTGCTCCAGAAACTTCAGCAGCAGTTCGACCTGGCCGGTGGGCATGTCGACGATCTGCTGCACCGCCTCGTTGAAGCTGTCGAAGGCTTCGAGGAAGCGAGCTTCGCGGGGCAGGTCCTCCTCGATGGTCTGCTGGACGCAGGCGTACAGGAATTCGACATGCGCGGTGGCGTCGAAAAATCGGTAGAAGTCGGCCGTGTCGTTCAGCACCCGCACATTGCCCTCCGGCGTCGGTTCCCATTCGATGAAGGGAAGCAGCGGTCCCGAATAGGAGGTGAGCGTGCTCTTGTACGCGTCGATCCGGCGCAGGATCACCGCGCTGATCGGGAACACCATGCCCGGCGGATTGAAGCCCGCGGACGCCAGGACGTGGTGAAAGAGCCAGCGATGCAGGCGGCCGTTTCCGTCGACATAGGGGTGGATGTAGACAAAGCCGAAAGCGAGCACGGCCGCCGCCGCGACCGGGTCCATGCCGCCGGCGACGGCTCGCGCCGAATAGGCGACCAGACCCTCCACGAGATCGCGCAGATCGCTTTCGCGGGCGCTGACATGGTCGGGCACGGGCAATCCCGTCTCCCGGTCGTGGACGCCGACGAACCCATCCTCTTCGCGAAGGCCCAGCCGGACGAAGCGTTGATCGCCGATGACGATGCGTTGCAGCCGGTCGAACTCCGCCAGGCTCAGCGGCCGCGACCCGGCTTCGGCGATCGCCTGTCCCCAGCGGGCGGCTCTGGTTCCCGAAGGCTTCTCCCCTTCGATGGCGAAGGAGGACTTCGAATCGTTGAGCAGCAGGAAGGCGGCGGCGCGGGCGACGAGGTCGGCGCGAATGCGCCCGACCACGGCGCGCGCTCGCTCGTCGAATGCCTGCGCCTCATAGGCGAGGATCGCGTCGGTCCTGCGCACCATCGGGCAATATCGCGGCGTGCCGGGCAGGTTGTTGGCGACGCGATGGCGCGGCGACGCAACGCCGTCCGTCAGCGCCAGTTGCAGCCTTGTATCGACGACCGGCACCAGGCGCACCTTGCCGGCATCCGGCACGTCCAGCCGGTCGCCGGTCATCCATTCGTAGAGAAACCAGATCCGGCGAGCGAAGCTGCCCGTCGGCGCATCGCGCACGATCCGGGCGAACGCATCCGGCTCCTCGGCCCGGAAAAGCTGGGCAAGAACGGAAAGATCGATGCCTTCATAGCGGAAAGCGAATGTCAGATGGCCGATCAGTGTCGCGTCGGGCATGTGCCGCGGCGTCATCATCTGCCATTCGGCGGTGGATCGAGGATGATGCCGCTCGGCGATCGCGGCCAGGCGGGCGGGCAGCGGCAGGCGAAGGCCATAGCGTTCGATCAGCGCCGCGTAGCCGGCGGGCGTTCCCGGCTCGGCAAGCGGCCGCCCGCGAAAGTCAGTCACTGGTTGCGAAAGCCATTCACTCATGATCGATCCTGCGAAGAACATTCACCTGGTCTAGGGTGTGTAGGGATTCAGTCCATGGCGGGCTGCAAATAGCGGCTTCCTGCGCTTCCGGTGCTCACGTACTGAAGTACGCTGCGCGCCGGTTCTCGAAATCCACTATTTTCGCCGCGCCCTGAACTGAATCCCCACACACCCTAGGCCGCCTTGCAAAAAGCGTTCACCCGTTGCGAATATCTATCACAGAAATTTCATAATGCGAATATCGTTCACCATTGCGCCATGAACCAGGCCGGCGCCGACGGTGGCGCGTAGAACCGGCCCGCCAGCGGTTCGACGCGTCCCGCGTGGATGGAAAGGGGCTACAGCGTGGGATGATTTCGGCACGCGGCGAAGCTGGATGCAGCCGACGCCGACCTGCCCCCGCAGGATGGCGCGGGCAAGAGCTGACGGCGGAACCGCGCCTGCCGCCATCGCATGCCGGCTGTCCAAATGGCTGATCTGCTGGGGAAAAATGGTGCTGCCGGCGAGGATTGAACTCGCGACCTCAGCCTTACCAAGGATGCGCTCTACCACTGAGCTACGGCAGCACTATTTCAGTTCCATCCGGCTTATCGCGCCGGCGGAGCCGGGCCTATGGCTGCCTCCTCGCGCCATGTCAAGGCGGCTTGCGGCGGAAGATGCAATTTGATTATGGGCGGGCCATGACAAACGGTCAGGACGAACGGAAAGAGCGCTTGGCGCAGGCGTTGCGGGACAATCTGCGTCGCCGCAAGGCCCAGTCCCGCGAATCGCGCGACGCGGAAAACCCCCGGCGCCCGGACGACGCCAAGGGGTGATCCCGTTCCGCTACAGCGGGGCGCAGGCCGCCTTGAGCCAGTCGAGCGCCCCGCCCTCCAGTTGCGGCCCGACGACCTCCAGCACCCTGGCGTGATAGGCGTCCAGCCATGCGCGCTCCTCGCCCGTCAGCATCTCCGTCGCGATCGCGTTGCGGTCGATCGGCGCGAAGGTCAGCGTTTCGAAGCCCAGCATCTCCCGCTCCGCGCCCGGCACGTCGCGGGGTTCGACCAGCACCAGATTTTCGATGCGGATGCCATATTCCCCGGTCTTGTAATAACCCGGCTCGTTGGAAAGGATCATGCCCGCCTGCAGCGGTTCGTCCCCGCCGCCGAAGGTCGCGATCCGCTGCGGCCCCTCATGCACCGACAGGAAGCTGCCGACGCCATGGCCGGTGCCATGGGCGTAATCCAGCCCTTCGGCCCACAGGAACTGCCGCGCCAGCACGTCGAGCTGCCCGCCCCGCGTCCCCTTCGGGAATTGCGCGCGGCCCAGCGCGATATGCCCCTTCAGCACCAGGGTGAAGCGCCGCTTCATCTCCTCGCTCGGCGTGCCGATGGCGATGGTGCGCGTCACGTCGGTGGTGCCGTCGCGATATTGCCCGCCCGAATCGACCAGATAGAAGCTGCCCGTCTCTATGGGCCGGTTGGTCCTTTCCTCGACCCGGTAATGCACCACCGCGCCGTTCGGCCCCGCGCCGGAAATGGTGTCGAAGGACAGATCCTCCAGCAGCCCGGTCTCCTTGCGGAACGCCTCCAGCTTCGCCGCCGCGCCCAGTTCATCGACGCCGCCCTTGGACGCCTCGGTCGCGATCCAGTGCAGGAACCGGCTGAGCGCCGCGCCGTCGCGGGCCTGCGCCGCCTTGTGCCCGGCGATCTCGACTGGGTTCTTCACCGCCTTGGGCAACACCGCCGGATCGCGCAGCGCCAATATGTTCGCGCCGCCCGCCTCCAGCGCTTCGAAGATGGCGGCCACCGCCCGCTCCGGATCGGCGACCACCGTTTTCCCTGCGAAATCCGCCAGCGCTCCGGCGAAATCGGCGCGGTCATGCACGCGCACCGCATTGCCCAGATGCTGCACCACCGCCTCGTCGATCTTCTCAGGCGCGACATAGAGGTCCGCCGTCGCGTCGGCATGGACGATGGCATAGGCCAGCGCCACCGGCGTCCGCTCCACATCCTTGCCCCGGATGTTGAAGGTCCAGGCCAGCGAATCCAGCGCCGACAGCACCGCCGCGTCGGCACGCTTGGCCACCAGCCAATCGGCCATGGCCTGCCGCTTCTCCGCCGCCGACTGCCCGGCATAGCGGTCCTCATGCACCACCAGCTTGGCGTCGCTGGGCGCGGGCCGGTCCGGCCACACGGCGTCGACCGGATTGGTGTCCACCGCCACCAGTTCCGCGCCCCGCTCGGCCAGCGCCTCGGCCGCTGCCTTCACCCAGGCGCGCGTGTGCAGCCACGGATCGTAACCGATCCGCCCGCCCGCCGGGACATGCTCGCCCAGCCAGGCCGCAACGGAGGTCTGCGGCACGCTCTCATATTGCCAGTGCGCGCCGTCCACCTGCTCCCGCACCTGCAGCGTATAGCGGCCGTCCACGAAGATCGCCGCTTCCTCCGGCAGCACCACCGCGCTGCCCGCCGATCCCTGGAAGCCGGTTAGCCAGGCCAGCCGCTGCGCATAGGCGCCGACATATTCGCTCATATGCTCGTCGGTCAGCGGCACGACAAAGCCGTCCAGCGCCACGCGCACCAGTTGGGCGCGCAGGGCTTTCAGGCGATCTTCATAAGTGGACATCAAATTTCCCTTGGACTTGCCGGCCCTCTTGCGCAGGGCCTATGGCCGCCAACATAAGCGGAACAGCATCGTTTCGCCAGATCAGGACATTGAATGACCGCATCCCCCAAAGCCCCCGTCGCCGCCCGCCGCCCGCACAGCTTCTCGCATCATGGGATCATGGTGGAGGATCCCTATGCCTGGCTGCGCGACCCCGGCTATCCGGAGGTGAAGGACGGGGAGGTGCTGTCCTATCTGGAGCAGGAAAACGCCTATTTCGAAGCGGCGATGCAGCCGCGCAAGGCGCTGACCGACAGGCTGTTCGCGGAAATGAAGGGCCGCATCAAGGAGGATGACAGTTCCGTCCCGCAGAAGGACGGCGACTATATCTACTGGCGCGCTTTCGAGGTCGGCGCGCAATATCGCAAATGGTATCGAAGGCCCGCCGCCGCCAAAGACGAGGACGGCGAGGACCAGTTGATCCTGGACGAACCCGCGCTGGCGGAGGGGCATGATTATTTCCGCCTCGGCGCGCTGTCGGTCAGCCCGGACGGCCGCTACCTCGCCTATGCCATCGACAATAATGGCTCCGAACGGTTCGAGGCGCGGATCAAGGACTTGTTCACCGGCGAGATCC
This genomic interval carries:
- a CDS encoding Fic family protein, which translates into the protein MTDFRGRPLAEPGTPAGYAALIERYGLRLPLPARLAAIAERHHPRSTAEWQMMTPRHMPDATLIGHLTFAFRYEGIDLSVLAQLFRAEEPDAFARIVRDAPTGSFARRIWFLYEWMTGDRLDVPDAGKVRLVPVVDTRLQLALTDGVASPRHRVANNLPGTPRYCPMVRRTDAILAYEAQAFDERARAVVGRIRADLVARAAAFLLLNDSKSSFAIEGEKPSGTRAARWGQAIAEAGSRPLSLAEFDRLQRIVIGDQRFVRLGLREEDGFVGVHDRETGLPVPDHVSARESDLRDLVEGLVAYSARAVAGGMDPVAAAAVLAFGFVYIHPYVDGNGRLHRWLFHHVLASAGFNPPGMVFPISAVILRRIDAYKSTLTSYSGPLLPFIEWEPTPEGNVRVLNDTADFYRFFDATAHVEFLYACVQQTIEEDLPREARFLEAFDSFNEAVQQIVDMPTGQVELLLKFLEQNEGRLSQRARSREFEALTPAEVERVEAVYADTFGPEKVGDHPHLPEGRDRQ
- a CDS encoding aminopeptidase P family protein is translated as MSTYEDRLKALRAQLVRVALDGFVVPLTDEHMSEYVGAYAQRLAWLTGFQGSAGSAVVLPEEAAIFVDGRYTLQVREQVDGAHWQYESVPQTSVAAWLGEHVPAGGRIGYDPWLHTRAWVKAAAEALAERGAELVAVDTNPVDAVWPDRPAPSDAKLVVHEDRYAGQSAAEKRQAMADWLVAKRADAAVLSALDSLAWTFNIRGKDVERTPVALAYAIVHADATADLYVAPEKIDEAVVQHLGNAVRVHDRADFAGALADFAGKTVVADPERAVAAIFEALEAGGANILALRDPAVLPKAVKNPVEIAGHKAAQARDGAALSRFLHWIATEASKGGVDELGAAAKLEAFRKETGLLEDLSFDTISGAGPNGAVVHYRVEERTNRPIETGSFYLVDSGGQYRDGTTDVTRTIAIGTPSEEMKRRFTLVLKGHIALGRAQFPKGTRGGQLDVLARQFLWAEGLDYAHGTGHGVGSFLSVHEGPQRIATFGGGDEPLQAGMILSNEPGYYKTGEYGIRIENLVLVEPRDVPGAEREMLGFETLTFAPIDRNAIATEMLTGEERAWLDAYHARVLEVVGPQLEGGALDWLKAACAPL